A region of Mauremys mutica isolate MM-2020 ecotype Southern chromosome 2, ASM2049712v1, whole genome shotgun sequence DNA encodes the following proteins:
- the LOC123364416 gene encoding sperm acrosome membrane-associated protein 3-like codes for MKALTLLFLLGCLITANEAKIFSRCELAYMLHEEGLDGYEGYSLANWICMAFFESGFNSAAEDDNADGSTDYGIFQINSRVWCNNYRSPTENLCHIPCTDLLSNDITDDIVCAKRIVRDPQGMDAWEDWTMHCKGRDLSEWVDGCDL; via the exons ATGAAGGCGCTCACACTTCTCTTCCTGCTCGGCTGCCTGATCACGGCAAACGAAGCAAAAATCTTTAGCCGATGTGAACTAGCCTATATGCTTCATGAAGAAGGGCTGGATGGGTATGAGGGTTACAGCCTTGCCAACT GGATCTGCATGGCATTCTTTGAGAGCGGCTTCAATTCGGCAGCAGAGGACGACAATGCAGATGGCAGCACGGACTATGGCATCTTCCAGATCAACAGCCGTGTCTGGTGCAACAACTACCGGAGCCCCACTGAGAACCTCTGCCACATACCCTGCACTG ACTTGCTGTCAAATGACATAACGGATGACATCGTCTGTGCCAAAAGAATTGTGCGAGACCCACAAGGAATGGATGCCTG GGAGGACTGGACAATGCACTGCAAAGGGCGAGACCTGTCTGAGTGGGTGGATGGATGTGACCTGTGA